TCCCGGTCGAAGTGGCTGATCTTCTCCAGGAACTGGTAGTTCTCCAGCGTGGCGGGGCCGCGGGCGCCGATGGTGCGCTGGTTCTGGTTGTCGTGGACCGGGTGGCCCTGGCGGTTGGTGAGTACCTTGCGGTCGTCGCCGTGGGCGGGACCGGTGCCGGACACGTCCGTCATGATCGAGGGCTCCTTCGGCTCGTGGCCGGAGGCGGGCCCCGGCTCAGCGAGCGGCCTCCGGCCGGTGTGGCGGATCACCCGAGTACCCGGCCAGGTCATGTCACTCACCCGCGGGCCGTCCGATCGCGTGACCGGTGGCCCCGGGGGCGATGTCAGACCCGCGTGGGAGCGTGAGAAGGGACCGGTGCGACGCGGACGCCGCCGGTCCGAAGGAGGCCGCGTCATGACCGACGTCGACTCGCAGTTCCTGCGTGGCCTGTTCGACGAGGAGGGCAGCCTGCACGCTGCGGGCCGCACCGCGCTGTACCGGCTGTACGGCCTTGAGGGTCTGCTGTATGTCGGCATATCGACCTGTCCGCTCACGCGGGTGCGCACGCATCTGCGCGATCAGCCCTGGGGGGCGTGGGTCATCGGGATCCAGGTCGACTACCCGCAGGACGCGGAGGCGGCCGAGCGGGTGGCCGTCCAGGCGGAGCGCCCCAGGTACAACGTGGTCTTCAACGGCTCGATACCGCCGCCGCCCCCCGACCGTGCGGCGCGCCGCAGGGCCGAACTCGCCGCCGAGCGGAGACGGTTGGCGGAGTTCGAGGCCGCTGTGCCCGAGTCGACGACGCATCTGCGGCTCATCGAACGCGGGATCAGGGCGAAGAGGGCGAGGATCGCGAGGCTGGTCGAAAAGAGCGAGGACGACGGAGCCGGACAGGGCTCTCCTCCACCGCAGAGCAGGCCGACCACACCGTGAGCCCACCCCCAGCCGACTACCCACTCGACGGAGACCGCCACTGCCCTGGCCCCTCTGTGCACCCCGCACCGGCCCCGCCCGAAGGGTTCGGTCGGAGGAACCAGAATCAGCCATCCCCCGTGCCCGGCGTGACGGAAGTGACCGATCTCCTGAACCCATGCGCGGGCTGGGTTAATCTCGTCTTCCGCCTGGGGGGCGAACTGGTATGCGTCGAAAGTGACTTCGGGGGATTTCTTGTCGGGACAGCGGCCGATGCCGGTGGGGGACGCGGCCGCGGCGCTGCGGCAGACCGGCGCCTCACCCCTACGGCCCGGCGATCCGAGGAATGTCGGCCCCTATGCGCCGGTGGCGCTGCTCGGCAGTGGTGGTATGGGGCGGGTCTACCTGGGACGTCTCACGGACGACCGTCCCGGCCTGGTCGCGGTGAAGGTGATCCGGCCGGAGTACGCGGAGGATCCGGGGTTCCGGCGCCGTTTCGAACGGGAGGCTGCGGTGCACGCCCGGCTTCGGACACCGCACGCACCGCGGCTGTGCGGCACGGGCTTCGAGGACGAAGTGCTGTGGATGGCCACGGAGTACCTTCCCGGCTTCGATCTCGCGGAAGCCGTGCAGGAGCACGGCGCCCTGGAGCCGGCCGCGGTATGGCGGCTGGCGGCGGAGTTGGGGCAGGCTCTCGCGGCCCTCGCCGTCGCGGGGATCGTGCACCGGGACCTGAAGCCGTCCAACGTGCTCCTGTCCGTCCGGGGCGCGCATGTGATCGACTTCGGTATTTCCAAGGCGGCCGACGCGAGCGCGATCACCGGCACCGGCAACCGGGTGGGGACCCCTGCCTACATGTCGCCGGAACACCTGAGGGAGGGCCGGTCCGACACCGCGTCGGATGTGTTCTCGCTGGGCGGGACGCTGGTCTACGCGACGACAGGACGTGCGCCGTTCGGCGACGGCACCGGTGTCGACGTCATGCACCGGGTGGCGTTCGAGGAACCGAACCCCGAGGTGATCGCCGAGATCTCGGCGGCGGACGCGGACCTCGGTTACCTGCTGACCGCCTGCCTGGACAAGGATCCGGCCCGGCGGCCGACCCCGCAGGACCTGATCGACGCGGCCGGGACACCCGCCGTGTCGTCCGCCTGGCCGCAGCCGCTGGGCGAGATGGTGCCGGCCCGGCAGCGGGCGTACGAGGTGCTGTACCACCTGCCTGTCGCGGACCTGGTCGGCCCACGCCCCCTAGATGTCCTGCCGCCGGCACCGGCCGCCCCGGTGTCCCAGCCCGCTCCGCCCGTCGTGGAGCCGTCGCCGGAGGCAGCAGGCGACCCGGCACCGACCCCGTCGGTACCACCGGACACGGCGGCAGTCTCCGTCCGGTCCCGGAGGAAGCCGCTGCTGGTGACAGCGGCGGGCATCGCGGCCTGTGCCGTACTCGCGACGGCGTTCGTGCTCAGCCGTGAGGACTCCCCCGCCACCGCCTCTCCGGACAGCGGTGGCACACAGGCCGTCAAAAGCGCGCCGGGAGACGCCTCTTCCGCGCATGCGTCCCCGACGACGAGCGGGCAGAGCCGCACGGACGTCGACGGCGCCGTGAACGAGAGCCGCGCCGACAAGACCGCCACTGCCGCCCCGGGATCCAAGGCAACGGGCTCCGACGCAGCCCAGGCGGCGGACCCCTCTGCTCCCGGCACGACACCGGACACCTCCCCCACCCCCACACCCACACCGTCCGCCGACAGCCCGTCCGCCGTGACCGACACCGCCCCCTGGCTCTCCGAGTGCACGTACTACGCCGGCAAGAAACGCACACAGCTCGGCGACACCGGCAAGCGTGTGCAGCAGGTTCAGTGCATGCTGACGAAGCGCGGGTACAGCGTGGGAAGCACCGGTGTGGACGGTGACTTCGCGGCCGGCACGGAGACCGCCGTCGAGGCCTTCCAGAGCGACCGCGGGCTGGCCGTCAAGGGGATCGTGAATCACGCCACCTGGACCGCACTGCGCAGCTCGGAGTGACGACACCCCGGGAACCAGGGCACGTTCCCAGGCGGCCGACGAATCGGGCATAGGGGCAGACAAGGACCTGGCAGTCAGTCAAATCTCGGGCGGGCGCGAGGAATTCACGCACGAGGACTGGCGCACCACCTGCCTCACCGGGTATTTCCTGCCTCTGTCGTCATCGGCACTTCCGTGCCGTAGTGAAGGGAATCCCCGTGCGCCTGCGCCCCCTGCGCGTCCTGTGCTGCTCCGCCGTGCTCGCTCTGTCCGCACCCGCCCTGCTGCCGGGCACGGCCTCGGCGGCGGTCCCCGTCTCCGAGGTCTACCTCCAGAACTACGTCACCGGTCTCAACGCGGCCGACAGCGGCGGCAGCGTCACCGCGCACAACCCCCGAGGCAACGAGGACCACCAGCAGTGGACCCCCGTCCCGGTCGGCAGCGGCTATCAGCTGCGGAACGCCGACGAGTCCGGCACCTGCCTGGGCCGCAGCGGCACCTCCGCGGTCACCGCCACCTGCAGTGCGGACGGCACCACCTGGACGATCGCCGCCGGCGCCAACGGCACGTACACCGTCGCCGTTCCCGGCACCGAGCAGTACCTCACCGCTTCCTCCTCGGACTCCGCCGCCGTGCAGCTGGGCTCCGCAGGCGATCTCGCCCGCTGGTACCTCACCCCGGCCGCCTACGCCACCTCGGCGATGCCCTCCGCCGACACCCGCACCCTCGACCAGGTCACCTTCCTGACGACGCACAACGCCTTCGCCAACGGCGTCGACGGCAACTTCGCCTCGTTCCCGGTCAGTCTGTTCCCCAACCAGAACTACGGCATCAGCCGTCAACTGGCCGACGGAGTACGCGGCTTCATGCTCGACGACTACACCGTCTCCGGCCGGGCGGTGCTCTGCCACAACAGCTGCGACGGTGTCAGCAGCCCCGTCCCGCTCGCCACCGACCTCCAGCGCATGGTCGACTTCCTCAAGGCGAACCCCGGCCAGTTCGTCACCGTCTTCCTGGAGGACTACGCCTCCTCCGACGTCCTGAAGTCCTCTCTCGCCTCCGTCAGCGGCCTCTCCGACGTGCTCTACCGGCCCGACCAGGAAGGCGTGGCCACCACGGGCTGGCCCACCATGGCCGACCTCGCCGCCCGCGGCAAGCAGCTGCTGATCTTCAGCGACCGGACGCGGGCGAGCGACACGGCGAACGGCTGGAGCACCCGTGACACCTTCGGGGTGATGTACCAGCGCGAGTGGACCGTGGAGAACTACTGGTCCATGGGCGGCGGCATCGGCGACTCCGACTGGTCCTGCTACAGCCGCTGGGGCACCGCCAGACCGCTCACCACGGACTCGTCAGCCTTCCACCCGCTGTTCGTGATGAACCACTTCCGGGACTACACCATCGGTTCCACCGCCGGGACCGACAACGGCAAGCTCCTCAACCGCGCGCAGAACTTCTGCACGCCCGCCGCCCGCAAGAAGCCCACCTACCTCTCCGTCGACCGCTACGACCTCGGCTCCCCCACCCCGCTCGCCGCGGTGGGCACCCTCAACACCTACGTCCTCACGCCCGGACAGTAG
This is a stretch of genomic DNA from Streptomyces sp. NBC_00285. It encodes these proteins:
- a CDS encoding GIY-YIG nuclease family protein produces the protein MTDVDSQFLRGLFDEEGSLHAAGRTALYRLYGLEGLLYVGISTCPLTRVRTHLRDQPWGAWVIGIQVDYPQDAEAAERVAVQAERPRYNVVFNGSIPPPPPDRAARRRAELAAERRRLAEFEAAVPESTTHLRLIERGIRAKRARIARLVEKSEDDGAGQGSPPPQSRPTTP
- a CDS encoding protein kinase domain-containing protein; translation: MPVGDAAAALRQTGASPLRPGDPRNVGPYAPVALLGSGGMGRVYLGRLTDDRPGLVAVKVIRPEYAEDPGFRRRFEREAAVHARLRTPHAPRLCGTGFEDEVLWMATEYLPGFDLAEAVQEHGALEPAAVWRLAAELGQALAALAVAGIVHRDLKPSNVLLSVRGAHVIDFGISKAADASAITGTGNRVGTPAYMSPEHLREGRSDTASDVFSLGGTLVYATTGRAPFGDGTGVDVMHRVAFEEPNPEVIAEISAADADLGYLLTACLDKDPARRPTPQDLIDAAGTPAVSSAWPQPLGEMVPARQRAYEVLYHLPVADLVGPRPLDVLPPAPAAPVSQPAPPVVEPSPEAAGDPAPTPSVPPDTAAVSVRSRRKPLLVTAAGIAACAVLATAFVLSREDSPATASPDSGGTQAVKSAPGDASSAHASPTTSGQSRTDVDGAVNESRADKTATAAPGSKATGSDAAQAADPSAPGTTPDTSPTPTPTPSADSPSAVTDTAPWLSECTYYAGKKRTQLGDTGKRVQQVQCMLTKRGYSVGSTGVDGDFAAGTETAVEAFQSDRGLAVKGIVNHATWTALRSSE
- a CDS encoding RICIN domain-containing protein, with product MPVRLRPLRVLCCSAVLALSAPALLPGTASAAVPVSEVYLQNYVTGLNAADSGGSVTAHNPRGNEDHQQWTPVPVGSGYQLRNADESGTCLGRSGTSAVTATCSADGTTWTIAAGANGTYTVAVPGTEQYLTASSSDSAAVQLGSAGDLARWYLTPAAYATSAMPSADTRTLDQVTFLTTHNAFANGVDGNFASFPVSLFPNQNYGISRQLADGVRGFMLDDYTVSGRAVLCHNSCDGVSSPVPLATDLQRMVDFLKANPGQFVTVFLEDYASSDVLKSSLASVSGLSDVLYRPDQEGVATTGWPTMADLAARGKQLLIFSDRTRASDTANGWSTRDTFGVMYQREWTVENYWSMGGGIGDSDWSCYSRWGTARPLTTDSSAFHPLFVMNHFRDYTIGSTAGTDNGKLLNRAQNFCTPAARKKPTYLSVDRYDLGSPTPLAAVGTLNTYVLTPGQ